The following DNA comes from Musa acuminata AAA Group cultivar baxijiao chromosome BXJ1-4, Cavendish_Baxijiao_AAA, whole genome shotgun sequence.
AGTAAGAACACAAAGGATGGACTCGGATTCAATGTGATTCGATTCAAGCAATGGATAATGTTGTCTTCTTAAGTGCAAACGATCGTCTTAGAATGAGCTTGACTTGCCTCGAAAGAGAAGGTGGTTGTATAGAGGAAgcgacctatatatatatatatatatatatatatatatatatatatatatatatatatatatatatatagctagaCGCAAGGCCCATATTATGAGGAAATATTAGGATGATTTTTTGTTTGGAAATGACTTTTAATTTATTGttagagtgcttataagggtatttattttattcttttgacaaataatcattttcaaattagaTCGAAAGAtcaattcaaattttttttttcatatctgaTTAATTATGAACAATTCTATCATGGAAATATAGTGTGTAtgtgtatttatttattatgatgtgTAAAAATATGCTCCCAATCCAAGTGAAAAGCTGGGATGATATAATATCGTAATTCTATAGGATTTCGAATACAAAATATGAATCTAAGCAAATAATTTTcacattataattattatataattaatcaGCTCACAGGACATATAACATATTCCAAACCATAACTGTTGAATAGATTGATcatataattcaattcataattgaTCCATCATGTTTTTATCAAGACATAATCATATGGACAAACCATAGCTCAGTAAACATCGTGACTCACATGCTAGTTaaaacttatcataaataaatattacttttaaaatatataatattttatatgtttaatatatgtttttgaaatatgcatAGATATCATAGACTTTTCTTAAGTTGATAcaatttattaaaatttaaacttAAGATATTTGAATATCAAATCCATCATTAATTTACAAAACATCGGTttcatatatatttcaaatcatgacttcttaatgatattttttaagataaaatatctttaaatatttttttcataatgaAAATATAAGTATAAATAATATAACTACCATAAAATTTTCACAAAtaaacataaaatatagttaagggtttataaacataaatataactaaTATGTACATGATTGAACAAAAAATCGTACTAGTATTAATGACTATGACTACATTATATCTTACGATAACGCTCAAAACTATGTATAACCCTATATTGTAATTAACATATATCTCTCGGtatcaaggttcataaaaaactaGTTATAGAACAAATATCAATATTTAACCCGATTATAATCATACTCCCTAAACAGCTGTCAATTCATGAAAAATAACacattaaataaatttttttacctATTTTTTCAAAACTAcatatttttattatctttttcaaATATACTACTGAATGAATATTTTCATATATACagcataaattaataaatatttataacatAACAAATAACTGTTCAAACGATATGgcttttcaaatcttcaacatataaatcTTTTTACAATGCTTTGAGATAATAAAATGACtcataatttataaattataaaaaatataaaaaatatcaaattataaattatacaaattataaatcttttcttttctttcctttcttctctttgttctttctcttcttctgctCTCAGCCTATCCTTTATTTCTCCCTTTTCAATTTTTCCGTTTTCTTCtcctttcctcctccttcctttctcttcATTCTTTCcttttcccctcttcttcttcctctgttcttcttctgtgatttcctctttctttttcttcttttctctctctcttttaattCTTCTCTCCCACACGCTCCcacactttctttctcttttcctcACAAAGGTGCACAACACTTTTGTAATTTAGTCCCTGTTCATCATGTATTTCCTGTTCATCATAAATTTAGGAATATTACACTTGTAATTGATTTGGAAGACAGTGTTCTCCAAACGTAGTAGAAATTCTCACATTTTTAGCTATTCAGCAATTTCCAATTTCAATTATCAATGAGGAAAATAGTGGTAGCCAATTTGGAAGAGCAGATAGAGATGTTCGTTTTATTGTTGTTTTCACGCCTTCTCTCCACCTAACGTATTGCTGGGCAAATAAGCTTCATGCTAAGTTCCAAGATTCCAGCTAAAGATAGCTAGCTGCAAGAGGTGGTAAAAAAGGAGGCATACATGAGAGCTTGTTTGAACATTACATCGTGCGGAGTGCAGCACTACATCGAGTTCTGTAATCTGCAAATGGTGTCACAACTCAGATGAAATAGTATCGATTTGGAAGATTCACACGTCTCGGCTGAATACAACAAAAGTATACCTGATTTTGATGTCTCTGTTCTTCTCCAAATCCTATAGACTCGAGCGAATACCTGTGGTTTCAAACCAAAGTCGAAGCAATCGACTAAAGCAAACTACCGATGAGTAAGAAGAGCAAGTGACGAATGAGAAGCTCAGATGTCACTCATAGCTCGAGCTCGAGGAGTGTCGTCTTCGTGGCAGCAAAAAGATGAGGTTGGTAATGGAGCAGAGCGATGGGGCTCAGTCCTCGGTCGCTGGCTTGCAGCAAAACCGGGTGCTGAAGAAGAGCAAGAGAGGTCCACGTGGTCTCGGCCAATTCAAGATCCAAAACCCCATCTGCAGATCCGGCATCATCTGCCCCACGGTGCATCAGGAGTTGCAAGTGACAGCTCTTCTTCACATGGCCTCGACTCAGCTCGAAACGAGCTtttcctccctcttctttctcgCTCTTGCTGTCAGCTGCTGAGCTGCATCTTTTGTCCCAATAGCCACAAAACATGAATaggagctgctgctgctgttaaTTAATGATCATGTTCATTCCATTTATTCTTGCTCTGCTACCTATCTGATCCTCCAGTGGGGTGTCGTGATGGCACAATGcatgatggtgatggtgatgttGATTCTGACAGTGAAGTTGTAATATCTCAAAAGAGGATTTCCACAACTCTGTGGACATGCTGCCATGATCAGTTTAGAGGATGGATGCTTTTTTTACTGTGAACTGTGTGGCTGACAGCTAGAGATgttttgttgaatgaaatcaccaaCATCATAGGCAAAGATTTAGCAGGAAAAGAAATTCTCAACATGTTTGGCATGCAATATAAACAAGTGATTGATGATATTTTGCTCCACCAAACTGTTAAAATGAGTTAgatttgctctgatatttctcgaTATAAATATTTTCCGCAGCAACAAAAGTAGATTTCTGTATCTTCTTGTACAACTATAATGCACTCTCATAAAAATGATATGAATTCtcgttaatatttttattaatattaaggTTGTAAACCAACACCCTGACAGCAAGAACATGCCACTTGCTGTGACATCTTTTTCTGGGTATATATTACTATAAAGAAATCATCTGCCACCTGCCATATAGAACATGAGAggccgagagagagagaaaaagaaagagcatCTTTTGGTGCTATATTGACACATCCCAAGCACCCGAATCCCTTGGCCGGCCCCTTTGCTTCCGTCGACTGAGGCCCCGGCGGCCTGCTCTCCTCATCTCCCCCGCCGTCCTCCTCCCTCCTTGATCATCAGGTCTACCCTGCTCCGCTTCTTGAAGAGACCCTGTAAATGATGCTTggctgtgtgtatgtgtgtggatCTTTCTTTCTGCTACTACTTCCTTGTGCTGTGGTTGCTGCTGACAAGTGTGCAAGCTTGCTTTCATACTGCATAGTGGCTTACATTTATGGTCAAAATCTCAACTTTTTCTCCATTCGTCATTGTCGATCGGCTTTTGTTAGATCTTATAAGTTCCTCAACTTTTGTGTGTGGATCGTTCTGCTACTACTTCTTTGTGATGTAGTTGTCGTTAGCAAGCGGGTGATATTTCTTTCTTGCTCCATAGTGCCTTGCAATATCGTCAAAATTGCAACTTTGTTTCGCTTGTCATAGTTATTCCAGTTTTGTTAGATCTTCTGATGTTTTTTTGTTTTGTCATGCAAAAAAcagttcttttcctttttcctctttctccagcatcatttcttcttcttttttttttttctcttactgCCTTGATTTAGTAAGCATTTCCTGTTCTCTGTGCATTCACTCCCTTATGTGCATTGTTCAGtaagttttgttttgtttgtttggtTTTCTCTTAGAAGTTGGTTTCTCGGTATGATGTCAGTTTCAAGTCATTGCTCAGATTTTTAGATTAAAAATACTGTTGTTTAACTTTCTAGTAGAATGTCGGTTTAATTTTTAAAGATGTTTTCTGCTTCCATTGTTGTGCATTCATAAGTGACTGCCTGTTGGTGTCAGTTTCAAGTCATTGCTCAGATTAAACATACTGTTGTTAACTTTCCAGTAGGTCTAATTTTTAAAAATGTTTTCTGCTTCCATTGCTATGCAATCATAAGTGACTGCATGTCGGTATCTCAACTCATTGCTCAGATTTTTAGATTAAGAACACTGTTTGTTAACTTTCTAGCATAACATCATccaatttttcaaagatgtttTCTGCTTCCCTTGCTGTGCAATAATAAATGACTGATCCAAGTGATGCAGCCACTTAGGTGACTATCTTTAATCTGACTGGTGCTTGTCCGAAATTTTTGTCATGCTGCATGAGGTTCGACTATGAACTATCAGGATCATTGAGCATTGGACCTTCTCAACCCAACATTCTCTCAATTTGTTGCTTATCTTTGACCCTGTAGTTGGGGGTGCTTAATTTTCCATGGTTGTTGCTGACATGTGGTTGGTCCTAATGATTATCCAAAACAATTACAAAGATCTAGCATATATTAGCAAAAATCGACTTGATTTCTTGTTTCTGTCTTCCCTTTGTTCGTGAAACATCAGCGTTTGTACCTCTTCTGTTTTGAAGAATTTTGTATTTTTATACGTTGGGTGTCTATTGCCCCTAGCAATATCAGTGGCAAGTTTATTACTCTGAGTTACCGGTCTGCTTATCCTTCAATGTTAGACTATAGCATCTCCATTTTATCAGATGAGCACTCTCTCTATATAATGTATATTTATCTAGTACAAGCCTTGCCCAGGGCtggtttgaaaataatttcaaattGTTTTCATATATCCAGATCTACATCTCATTCATCGTGCTATATAAAGATGTGGATTAGGCTTATGACTACATGCTGTCAATGAATGAATCTGTGTCTTTCTGACCTTTATACACACATCACTCTTCGACTTGTTTAACAATTACGTTTGTGGAGTCAAGTTGGGTACATAGTAGTGGGAGTCAAGTACACCAAGCTACCTGATCACAAATGTTGCAGAAAATGAAACAGTTTGTTGATCATTTTGTTTTGCCAAAATTCAGGTACCAATCATGTCTGATCTGCAAGCACCTCTACGACCCAAAAGAAAGAAAGTCTTGGTGGATTATCTGGTCCAGTTCCGATGGATTGTTGTCATCTTTGTTGTGCTTCCAGTCTCTTGCTTTATCTATTTCAAACTATTTCTGGGCGATGTGAAATCCGCAATGAAATCTGAAAAGCGTCGCCAGAAGGAACATGAAGAGAACGTGAAGAAAGTTGTAAATCGCCTCAAGCAGAGAGATCCCCAGAAAGATGGTCTTGTGTGCACGGCCAGGAAACCATATATTGCTGTTGGCATGCGTAATGTTGATTATAAACGCGCAAGACATTTTGAAGTTGATCTCTCTGCATTCAGAAACATTCTCGAGGTTGATAAAGAGCGAATGGTTGCTAAGGTGGAGCCACTTGTTAATATGGGCCAGATAACTAGATATACAGTTCCTATGAATCTTGCACTTGCCGTCGTTGCAGAGCTTGACGATCTCACTGTTGGTGGACTGATTAATGGTTATGGCATCGAGGGGAGCTCACACATTTATGGGCTCTTTTCCGACACAGTTGTTGCCATGGAAGTTGTCCTTGCGAATGGCCAAGTAGTGAGGTGCACAAAGGATAACGAATACTCTGACCTTTTCTATGGAATCCCTTGGTCGCAGGGAACTCTCGGTCTCCTAGTTTCTGCTGAGATAAAACTAATACCCATTAAGGAATATATGAGGCTTACCTATACCCCATACCGTGGAACCCTGAAGGAACTTGCACAGGCTTATGCGGATTCTTTTGCACCCAGAGATGGAGATCCGTCGAAGGTTCCAGACTTTGTTGAGGGAATGATCTATAATCCAACGGAGGCTGTGCACATGACTGGGAGATATGCCTCTAAAGAAGAAGCGAAGAAGAAGGGTAATGTCATCAACAACGTAGGGTGGTGGTTTAAACCTTGGTTTTACCAGCACGCGCAGACAGCACTCAAGAAGGGTGAGTTTGTGGAGTACATACCCACTAGAGAGTATTACCACAGGCACACGAGATGTTTGTATTGGGAAGGTAAGCTGATCCTGCCATTTGGAGACCAGTGGTGGTTCAGATGGTTTTTGGGCTGGTTGATGCCTCCGAAGGTTTCTTTGCTCAAGGCCACTCAAGGTGAATCGGTTAGGAACTACTACCATGATATGCATGTGATCCAGGATCTCTTGGTTCCTCTGTACAAAGTTGGAGATGCTCTAGAATATTGTCACAATGAAATGGAGGTAATTATCCATGACTTAGTAACATGGTATGGAATTTTGCTAATATGCATTTGTTTAAGTTGGATTTAGTACTTGCAATGATTCTAAAATATTGCCAACCATGGACAATATATGAACTAGAAATTTCGTGTCATGCTATGGATCAACTTGCATTGATGGAACATTAGCAGTTCAAGTTACCATTTAGTGATGCCTGCTACATATAATTGATAAAGAGTTGGCCTTCATTTGTTGCCATTCAGGTTTATCCGATATGGCTCTGTCCACATCGGTTGTTCAAGCTTCCTGTGAAAACCATGGTGTACCCAGAACCAGGCTTCGAGCATCATCACCGACAGGGAGACACGAGCTATGCCCAAATGTTCACGGACATCGGGGTGTACTATGCTCCAGGTCCCGTGCTCCGCGGTGAGGAGTTCAACGGTGCCGAAGCTGTCCGCAACCTCGAGGAATGGTTGATCCAGAACCACGGGTTCCAGCCACAGTACGCCGTCTCCGAGCTCACCGAGAAGAACTTCTGGCGGATGTTTGATGGATCGCAATACGAGCACTGCCGCAAGAAATATGGGGCGATCGGGACCTTTATGAGTGTCTACTACAAGTCCAAGAAGGGGAAGAAGACGGAGAAGGAGGTGCAGGAAGCTGAGGCCGAGATCCTCGAACCGGCCTATGCAGAAGAAGTTTAACATCTGACCAACTTGAGGATTTCAGAATCAGCATAACCTCTTCGAGTCCCGATGAACTTTTTGTGTGTGACCACTTGTGTGCTTGGCTATTTGCTGCTGTACTGTCTGTTGTAGTTGAACTTGTTTAACTCTTAGGGTTGCCCATGTTTGACTATGCTGTCTTCAATTTCTCTACCAACTATTATTACGTGACTTGTTGTTTATAGTGTGCATTCTGCATGCCCAGATGGGATGAGGGTGTTAAGCTGTGGAATTGGAATGGATTAGAGttaagaacttggaagaacatgcTGAAAGAGACAGGACATGAACCCTAATTGttcatcaagaaaaagaaaataacatttgAAAAGCAATAATTAGGAGAGAAACAAATTCTGGAACCATTTTACAACGAAACTTTAATTGATAATAATGTTTTTAAAATGCATTATTTTAATGATATATGCTAATGAAAATTGAATTGTTATACATAAATGTGTTAAATTTAAACAGTATTTAATAATCCTTATCTAAAGTGATTAATtgcgattttttttatgaatcttaacGTGAGATCTTAGTATTTGGAGGGATTCGAGAGAGATGCAACATCAAACATTTTAAGAACGAAAACATAATTATTTGTAAGAGGGTAAACAGGCAAAAGTTTCCgtaaattatcattattattattgttattattatcatcGTTCTAAGGAAGGAGATGGGCGGGAGGAGCCGTGGAGACGACGGAGCCGAGCGACCGACGCGCCGTGACTCGCGCCCTTTGCACGCCCTTTACCCGACACGGCCTGAGTCAAACCCGATCGACTCGGCCCGCATCCCACACCTTCCCCAACCCCACCTCGGTATGCGCCGTCGTCCTCCACACCCCCCCGCCGTTCCCCACCTCCGATCTCACTGGCCCCACCCTCCCCTTCTCCACGTGGCATATGGCCCACAGGAACCGTGGTAGGTAGTGCTCGAAAGTCAATTTGAGGGCAGTCAAAAACTATTACGAACAACTCGATCTAACTCAACGTAAACATTGCTTCTTACTTGTCCTCTTAATCGCTTAACAGATCTAATTAAACTTCCAGCATAGATATATGTAAAGATTAACTTAATCCAGCATTGACTTCTAGACAATTGCAGGGTTTTAAGCCGTCAACTTCCGTAAGACTTCTTTGTTTTCTGACTTGGTATTAGTATACAGTGGGGGCAGGAAACCTGTTGTAGCCGACAAAATTGCCTAATTCCCTGTTAACTCGGTCTCACTATAGAAACATGAGGGGCCCTCAAGTCCTCCTTGGGCTTCACTCCTTCAACACCATGTTCTCTTATATATGATGCTCCCACTGAAGCCTCTCAGTTTCCTCTTCCCTGGTTCTGTCAATGGAGGAGTAGTGGAAGGATTAGACAAAGCAGTACACCCTTCCATATCTCCTCCTTTCTCTCTGATTTCTCTCTGGTTTGCTATAGTTTTCCATGTCTTCTTAGAGGAAACACTGCCGTCACTTCACGTCGATCCCATGCGAGACTGCATTTAATGCCGCCGTCTACAAATACTCTTTGATCGTCGAACTCTCAGACTCGGCAAAACATGTCTTCTGTTgctcttttcttcctcctcctgtcAGCTCTTTCTATCGCCGCATGCAGTGCTCGACATCTGAGGATGACTGCCAAAGATTCAGACAGTTCATATTATATATCCAACGAGGTTGGTGCAACTCCGTTTACACTATCAAGTACCAAGGCTTCTTATCGTTGTTGAGATGCCATTAATCTCATTCTCTTGTTTAGGCTTTTCCGAAGGTGATCGTTCTTGATGAGTCTCCAGTCCAGGCAAGGACACCTCAATCATCCTCATCCAAAGGTGTTGCAGATGATCCGAGAGAAGACGTCGAGGGGAAGAAGGGTGCAGTAGTGTCAGGTGCTGTTCCAAACCCGTCACTTGTTGACGCTTCATGGCGTGTGCCTGGTCGTGGACTGGAGGAGCACCCTGGGTTTCATGTGGATTATGCTGAACCAAGGACCCATCCTCCATCACACAACTGATACACCCCACTCCAATGCCACTCTCTCCCCTCCTTTTTGTAAGCTTTGAACTTTGTTCCCACAAACACCGCGATAGAAACAAGTAGTGGAGTCCTACTCTTCTTCAAACATATACACATCTGATAAGCCTCACATTAGTTAGATTATACTGGCTATATGCGTTTTGTTTGCTGCAGTGGCTTAGACATCTTGTCTTTGTACATTGGATTGCACTTGAATGATAGATGAGAACTCCTTGAATTATCTCGACCATCTTGCCTACATCTTTCTACACGTAACATGGATATTTCAGGATTCCTAACAGCGATAGATTGTGCAGGAGGAGAGGTTCCAATGCCTTCCTTTCATGCTGGGCTGCCTCAAACAACAAAATCAAAGGTAAATGAGAAAGTCGTTTGCCAATCTTGGATGGGTCTGGAGAAATTAAGTACTTAGAATGCTTGCAGTTATGGAACCAATAGCTAATTATAGCATAGAGGATATGGTCACTCATGGTCTATTCCTGCACCGTCTCCTCCTCATTGAGGGTTCAAGATCACATGGATACTTAAATGCCTGCACCTGCTTCATGCATTCCTCGAATTGTATGGGATTCAAGGTGGTAATCTGTGTATTCTTCTGTAGGCGAGGCTGGAGAAGCGAGTGCGAGCATTGCGAGCGAGCGAGTACAACGAAGAATACGTAGGATCCAATGAGACGGGAGTTCTCACCGACGTATCTTCAATGGACTATCCAAGAGCTCAACGAGGACCGTCGATTCACAATAAGTAGGAAGCTATCAGAAATTTGA
Coding sequences within:
- the LOC103983665 gene encoding delta(24)-sterol reductase isoform X2, encoding MVPIMSDLQAPLRPKRKKVLVDYLVQFRWIVVIFVVLPVSCFIYFKLFLGDVKSAMKSEKRRQKEHEENVKKVVNRLKQRDPQKDGLVCTARKPYIAVGMRNVDYKRARHFEVDLSAFRNILEVDKERMVAKVEPLVNMGQITRYTVPMNLALAVVAELDDLTVGGLINGYGIEGSSHIYGLFSDTVVAMEVVLANGQVVRCTKDNEYSDLFYGIPWSQGTLGLLVSAEIKLIPIKEYMRLTYTPYRGTLKELAQAYADSFAPRDGDPSKVPDFVEGMIYNPTEAVHMTGRYASKEEAKKKGNVINNVGWWFKPWFYQHAQTALKKGEFVEYIPTREYYHRHTRCLYWEGKLILPFGDQWWFRWFLGWLMPPKVSLLKATQGESVRNYYHDMHVIQDLLVPLYKVGDALEYCHNEMEVYPIWLCPHRLFKLPVKTMVYPEPGFEHHHRQGDTSYAQMFTDIGVYYAPGPVLRGEEFNGAEAVRNLEEWLIQNHGFQPQYAVSELTEKNFWRMFDGSQYEHCRKKYGAIGTFMSVYYKSKKGKKTEKEVQEAEAEILEPAYAEEV
- the LOC103983665 gene encoding delta(24)-sterol reductase isoform X1; this translates as MSDLQAPLRPKRKKVLVDYLVQFRWIVVIFVVLPVSCFIYFKLFLGDVKSAMKSEKRRQKEHEENVKKVVNRLKQRDPQKDGLVCTARKPYIAVGMRNVDYKRARHFEVDLSAFRNILEVDKERMVAKVEPLVNMGQITRYTVPMNLALAVVAELDDLTVGGLINGYGIEGSSHIYGLFSDTVVAMEVVLANGQVVRCTKDNEYSDLFYGIPWSQGTLGLLVSAEIKLIPIKEYMRLTYTPYRGTLKELAQAYADSFAPRDGDPSKVPDFVEGMIYNPTEAVHMTGRYASKEEAKKKGNVINNVGWWFKPWFYQHAQTALKKGEFVEYIPTREYYHRHTRCLYWEGKLILPFGDQWWFRWFLGWLMPPKVSLLKATQGESVRNYYHDMHVIQDLLVPLYKVGDALEYCHNEMEVYPIWLCPHRLFKLPVKTMVYPEPGFEHHHRQGDTSYAQMFTDIGVYYAPGPVLRGEEFNGAEAVRNLEEWLIQNHGFQPQYAVSELTEKNFWRMFDGSQYEHCRKKYGAIGTFMSVYYKSKKGKKTEKEVQEAEAEILEPAYAEEV